Part of the Carassius auratus strain Wakin linkage group LG28B, ASM336829v1, whole genome shotgun sequence genome, GATGGTGAAACTGTTATGACTGAATAACAGCACATGCAGTGttgcacacacccacacccactcattacacacacacacacacacacacacacacacacacacacacacacacacacacacacacacacacgcgcgcgctcACTCATCATTGCATTATTGTGTTTCTGATTAGTAatgcattttgacattttctATGTAAGCCTATGTTTTGGGTGTTTTGTTTTACACACACAACACGAGAGTCTAATATCTctaatctatgtgtgtgtgtgtgtgtgttgggaccTGTGTACCACGGTTTACTCTGATCATTAGTTCATGTGTAGTTTAGTAATAGCAGGCCTGGACAGGCCATGTTTCTGATTACCCAGCAGGCACTGGGGTTCATGTGATCAGGAAGAAATATGACAAATTCAGAACGAGTCAGTCGAGCAGCTGAGCTTCAATAAAAGCTCTTCCTGAATGAAACAGCTGCTGATTCACAGTTGATGATATGAATCCGATCCAGTGATTCAGTGGACGGTTACAGAAGCACAGGCACACAGACGAACATCAGAAAGACAAACCTAATGCCTGCTCTGAAGCGCCTCTGAGCAGCATTACACACCACACATACATCACAGAGACGGCTATCTGACATCTGCAAGACATCTGTacttcctatcagatgtcaaagaGACGTCTgttagatgtctttaagatgtttatgcttttgaatgcatgtaaaactgacatctcgACAGACGTCTGTAGGATGTTTTTAGATCAAGAGATCTTCCACAGACATCCAGCAGATGTACATGATCCAAAGAAGCAAATTTATCTGGTGTGCAAAACTGGAATATCACattaaacatttgtgaataaagCAATGTTTCCATCCAATGAGTCAAACAGACCAACCTGGCACTaaatatcactaagaaaagtataatacaattaatacttACATTGATTTTTTTGATGCGCATTGTGGAATTTCATTGATAAATGAGTTTCCATCatagtttatgcacattttttcttATTGGACAAAAAGTTTATCCAACTCATTTGTGAACATGTTTTTATGCCCATTTTTTAAGAATTGGAATAGAATTTTCAAATGATTTGAATATTGATTGCAACATTCCAAAATGCGCATTAAACGAGAGGATGGAAACACTTCAGAAGCAGTGTAAGTTTGCAGGGTACATCATAAGGCAGGACAACATATTTAACTGTATTAAACTGAGCTCCACTGAGTTTGTTTGTATTTACATCGAAAACAACAAACCAGCAGAGATCAGTCTGAGCCATGCGCGTGCACATGTAGGGTGTGTCGCGCgcgcagaaacacacacatataaaaacaacaagttgtgtttactcacacacacacacacgggcagAGACTGCGCAAACACAAGACACACTACACAGCAACACACAAAGATAAATACTTATACGACATCGAATCAAACTAGCATCGTGTTTACACTCAGAGCGACGGTTATTAAAGTGAATTAAAGTGAAACTGACCGTCATGATGTTCAATCCAGCCGcggcacaaacacagaaacaagCACTGATTACACAAATCGCACTTGATGAGCTTTAGGTTTCTCTAAAGCTGAAGATAGTCATGTTTAGTCACACTTTTAATCGCTGAATCGATAGATCGGAACGTAAGTTTGGCGGAACTCGCGCTGCTGTCGCTGTTACCGGGGCGGAGCCTGATTAGAGCTCAGCGGAAGGGAGCGGCCAATCAGAACCGCCCAGCGCAGCATAGCAACCAATCGGAAGCGCTAAGTATCAAGCCAATCAGAACCACCTAGAGCAGTCAAGTAACCAATTAGAACCGCTCAATGGAGCGTGGTAGCCAATAAGAACTGCGGAGAACAGCCCAGCAACCAATCAGGACCGCGCCATTCAACTCTGTACTTTAGCGCTAAGCTCTTACTTTACTAAAAAGGCTAAAACTTagttaatttcttaatttcttttaattttacaggtatatatatatatatatatatatatatatatatatatataggtttgcttattttaagccccccccccccaaaaaaaaaaaaaaaaaacaatacaaacaagatataataataattaaaaaaagtaattataccagtcaagtaaatgcatctgatttaaaaaaatgagcggtcaaaaaaaaaaaaaaaaacagagatcaAGACTAAAATCCCAAGGAGGAAAATCATTTGTTGCTGTGTACACAGGAAATGACTTCACTTTTGTGTTCTGTGGAAGATGGTCAGTCATGGTACAACaatggagagtaaatgatgagagtTTTTAATTAGTGGGTGAGTGCTCTCTTGAATGTCGAGTGAGTGTGGAGTGTTTGTGACGTGCCTGTTGCACTGGTTCTTCGTCGGCCTGCTCCACGGTGCAGGAGAAATACACCGACGgtctgtgtgttttctgcagaacAGACACACACCTGGTGAGCAGCGTTAGAAATACAGCACCTCTGAGGCGTCCGGATGGAGGTATTACTGTACCTGTCCTGACGCTCTGGACAGCTTTCTGCCAGACTCCATCTGATCCACAACAGGACTGCTTGCTCTCTGTCACAAACACAGGTCAAACAAGAGTCAACACTCTCAGACCTCAGCAGACGTGTGTGCAAACACCAGACACAGTGTGTGTTTGGATCACTATAACGATAACTATCATGATTACAATAATGCAAACTGTAATGATTAGTATGATAGCTACAATGATAACAATAATGACAACCGTACATCTATATACAGTGAATATTATCTGTAACAATGAatataatgataactataacaataagtATTAGCTGTCTGTCAAGTCAAACGCTTGAGCTCTTTAAAGCTCGATGGGTTgaattggctgtcaatgttttataTCGTTCATTAcctgaaaaaaagacaaacatttctCAGATTTTTTTTGAAATTGTGGTGTTGACCAGGGCAGCATgaatatgacaaaaatcatacTGGTCAATTATTCCCTTGATATTGTTATTGCACTaattaattgcgattattaaaatttacattgaatgatgtttataccattgtttaaATCAACCACATGGCATATTTTTAGATACAAATGACCAAGCTGAACCACTCTACCTGAAAAACTTCTATCGCTTTTCTACAGTGTTAAGCATCAAATGTCAActatattttagattgctttctactttaaataaaaatgtaaaaatatgcatgGCGTTTCAATGttatacttaaactaaaattaaaacaatgggaaaacccttaagataacctgTTTGAACAACTAATTAACGCTTTGAACGATTACGCAATTGTAATCTCTGTTAAAAAtacgattaattgtgcagcccttgtTGTGCAGCCCTTGCACTTCTTGTTGTTGCAGACTCAGAATAGTTATTTAAACATTATGGTTTTTATTGTTATCATAATAGCTATCAACCATTGTGTGAGTGGGCATTTAGAAACAGTTTACTTGTAGAATCACTTATCCTTAGctgattatatttaaatatgtttatgtgaATGTTACAGGAAGTGTCTATTTACCTGTGTGTGTAGGGAGCTGGACGAGTGAGCCCTTGATAGTGTaccactttctctgtcttcctccAGTTCATCCCAATCCGAAGGAGTTTTGCTCTGGGAGTGActagaaacacacaaacagcttcaGCTAACCCGTGTCTGATCCTCATCTGAAGATATGAATCCCCCCACAAAAAAATCTGGAATCATTCACAACAGGGTCAGAAATTAACCTTTCCAGTAAGGGGCAATATTGACCCTCTGGAAATCATTTCCagaggatttttcttttttttttacatttgtgtctGCTTTTAATGCATGTCACATTCTGGCTTTGCGTTAGTGTGCAAACAACAAAGCTAGTTCAGATATTTTCAGGGCTTACTAAATTAAGCACCTCTGATCGTCCAAAGTATACCCAAGCTCAACGGAAACACGTCTGATTGGTTATAACACTCAGCTttgcacaaaacataaaaaaataaaagctatctGATGCATCGTGAGCTAATCTAAATGTAATCTGGCAAATTGACGCAGTTTATTTATTAGTGCAGGAGATTTTTTTCCCCCGGATTCTTGAAGTTAtgagacatttttattaattttggtgGTAGTTTTACCATAAGCACTTGTTAATTTCCAACTTgttgtatatatgtgtatttcaTATTTGGGACAATTTGATAGCTGCCTTTGTGCTCTGTTATGTATACATCAATAGATCAAATTAGTTTGATCCTGAAATTAGGACATCCCTGCTAAATACATACTCTTTTTGATATTGAGATAAACACAGTGATTAGACATTTCTGTCCACCTGGCCGGTTTGTAGCGGGAAAGCTCTCGTTTCTGTCTGCTCTCCATCCTCCTCAGCTGGCTCGGACTCTCCCTCTGGAAGACCGTTTTGACCTTGGGAAGGTCAGCCATCATGGCATACTCCTCCCGGTTGAGACCCGACGACCCGGCCGAGAGGTGACTCGACTCGGAGTCCAAGGAGCTCTGAGAAGAGGTGTGTCTTTGGACCGGAGGCGAGGGGCTTCTGTGTCGACTCTGTGCTCGTCGGCTGTCAGACGTGGAGCTCTGTGCTTCTAGGTTGTGCCTCAGACTGCTCTTCTTACTTTCATCTCTTGGCTTTTCCCAGGCGGTTTTTGTAAAGGAACCAGTTGGCTTCTTCTCAATACTGTGGCGTGAGGGGGAGGAGTTTCGTGAGACTGACTGGCTGTGAATAGAGGGGGCGGAGCCTCTCCAGGGTCCCGGCGAATCATGCTGTGATTGGTTACGTGTTGTGTTTCTTACATAAGAGGCGGAGCCACTCACAGTGTTCCTCAGAGGGGCGTGGTCTGCAATCTCACGCCTCAGTGTAGACAAACTCTCTGACTTGCGAGGAGGAGATTGGCTATGAGCTAAGGGGGAAGGACTGCGGCTTTCAGAGCCACGGTTTTTTGATGATTTGCTCGTTTCAGGCTTACGAAATGATGATGGGCCAGGGATTTGGTGATGACCTCTACTTGGGGAACTGTGTCGGCTCTCTCGGTTGTAGCTGTGAAGGGGACTTTTTGCTTCTGTTTTTTTCATTGTGGCTTGGCTTTGCATTTCATAGCTTTTTCTTGATGGGGAGGGGCTTTTTCTCTCATGGCTCAACCCATTAGACATCGatcttgaatctgattggcttgGTTTTCCATAGCCCTTTCTGACTGGAGATGCACTTCGTCGACTCTCTTGGATCTGACTTGATATCCCATTGCTCTCTATCCTTCGCACAGGGGACGGGCTTCGGGAATTATAGCAGCTCTTCAAGGAGGAGACTCCCTGTCTGTCAGGACCATGCACCTTTGAAGGGCTTTTTGTTTCGGTTTGCCTATCATAACTCCGTCTGGAAGGGGATTGACTTCGGGATTCATAGCGGCTCTTCAAGGTGGAAGAAGAGGAGATTACCTGTCTGTCAGGACCACGCTCATATGAAAgactttttgtttcagttttcctATCATAACCTTGTCTGGAAGGGGACTGACTTCGGGAACCATAGTGGCTTTTCAAGATGGAAGAGGAGGAGATTCCCTGTCTGTCAGGTCCACGCTCATATGAAAGACTTTTAATTTCGGTTTTCCTATCATAACTCTGTCTGGAAGGTGACTGGCTCCTTGAATCATTGCGTCCCACTGAGGAGAAGGAACTCTGTTTGTTGTGACCAGGGCTTTTTGTTTCGGTTTTCCTCAAAGTAGGACCTTCATAACTGTGTTTGGAAGGAGATGAGCTTCCTCGGTTCTCTGGGAAGGAGCGGTTGGTCTCGGGTTTCCGTAAAGTGCCTCGCAGATCCATGTGAGAGAGAGACTTATTGATGCTACTGACGGTGCCTGCGGTGCCTGCAAATGATCGGAGATTTCCAGAGTAGCTGTTCCGTGTCGGATTGACCAATGGCTGATCGGGTCCATGCGAAACTCCGCCCAACCGAAAGCCAGCCGTGTTTAGAGAGGAGCTCGACTCGGCCCGTCTGAATGGGGAAGGTGAGGAAGAACGGGAGAGGACAGAACCTCTTTGGTGAGAGTCGAGTGTTCCATACTGCCGTATGGGAGATGTGTGGGCCTTCCGTCCAGCTCTTCGACCAGAGCCGCTGAGTGATTCTGCTTGTTTGAAAGGAGTGGGACTCAGGGCCCGGGGCCCAGCAAGGGCTTCCACCTCCAGACTGAGATCCAGTGGCTCCGGAGGGTAGTTTTCTTCAATTTGATCAGCATTCTGAAACTCAGAGGTCCTCCTTTCAGAAGCAACGCCCAGATCCGGGTTTCGAAATGGAATGGTGGCTTTGGGTTCGGGGCTTTTGTTGCTTGGCAGGGGATGTCCTCTCTCTGAATGCCTATAGGGAGGGCTTTGCTCAAGGACCGCTCTGCTGCCTGCAGCCCTTCCTAGAGAGAAATATCCACTCTCCCGTTCCCTCCGTTCCTTCTGGCTGCCTGCGGAGACAAGATCATGACCTGTGTTAATATGTGAAATGATACTGCCCTCATGCACTGTAACACAGTGCTCAGGAAAAGCCTGGTGCAACCCAACACCACCTGACACCTCAAACTGCCACTCTAACCATCCGAACAACACCGCAAGCTGCTCAATTGGTAATCAGATACTGGTGTTTTCCTCACCGTGAGAAACACCAAACTGCCCAAGACCATCACGGCGACTCTGGGACATCTCCGTCCATCCTCGGGGGCTCGCCCGGTACGGTGGCTGATCCAAGCGGGTCATTCTATGGCAAGATGAAGGATGATTAAGGAGGCTGGAGTATTCCTCTGTTCCAGTAGAGCTACTGTAGGTGGAATCGTCACCCTGACTGAGATTAAAGATATATAAGGGAAGAATAGGATATGAGGCTACAACCTAAATGGATGGATCTCAGCTCCAAAACACATGTTTAGAGCAAAGTTTACAATGAACATCACATTTACTGGAAGATAAACACTATAACATCAGCACAGACTCAACATGCCAATCAGATTTACAAGTGGTGAAAAAAGCGAGAGGAGGATGTTTAGCAGGATTACCTGTCTGAGCTTTGGTCGTCGTCTCTGTCACACAGGTAGAGGTCACAGTCCGGACTCAAGATGCAGAGGGAGCCGTCCTCAAAGCCCTGCCCCGCTCTGCTGACATCACAATAGCTACTCACCACTGACAGCACATCGGAGTCATCCTGATTGGTGAACGGAACACAGACGGCCAATCAGAGTGCAGCACACACAACTGAACTGATATGTGTTCTCATGGAACATTGAGGCATTAGAACATAAGGATACTGCACTGTTAGAGATTTATCGACCGTGAACGTCTTATACTAATGCATGGTTTCAGGGATTGGGTTAATTTAAGACAAAATCACACAGCTCTTTATTAACTGTAGATATATCTTGTTCCAAATTAAGTTATACCATGCTTCAGGCTTGTTAACTAGATATTTCTGAAGAAATTAAGCAACTAAAATGGCACTTCAGATgctattctctttctctctctcacacacacacacacacacacacacacacataaacacacacacgcaaacacacacactgtactggTTTAGGGTTTCAAAGCTGTAATTCTGCCTGGTTTGTGGCTTTTCGCCTCATCATTATTTCAGATCAGTAAAGAATTATCATCTGAAATATCAGAATTAATCAAATACAGATGAACAGATAGGTACTTAAACATGATTAAAACCGAATTCTGTTTTGTAGTAGATATTAATGTATCTCCAGTGGCTCAAAATCAGTAGTTTCTTTAGTATTGTTAGAATAGTCATCACTAGTACTAGATAGTAGCTATTGGTGCCAAGCTGGAACCGCTTGCAGTAACTATTAAAACTGAGTGTGTGTTGAAACAGCTGAAAACTCTCATAACTGCAGACTAGACGATCATAGACTCAGACTTAATGTCTGACAGGAAGAAAACACCTAGCGACCACCCAGAACCCTGAGTAACCACTCAACAGAACCTAACAACTAATCCATACACCTAGCAACCATCTAGATGATCCTAGCAACCATAtgactcagaacaccctagcaaccacataataACCATAGGGCACTGGATGGTACTAAACTTTTTTAGTTCGGGTGAACCGTTTAAGGTTTAGTTCAGATCTCAGCGGTTGACGTCTATCTGTGAATGTATTGTGTTACTCTGATGCCACAAAGAGAAGAAAATGATCTGCCTTCATTCATTAGTAATGAgaatgtgcgcgcacacacatcCACTCTCTTATATTAGTTTAATGACTTTAATCTGTTAAAGAATCACACAGCTGATGATTCCAGTCAGTCTGAGCGCATCTGTGGCTATATATATGACACTGAGAGGACTGAATATGCTCTAAAGACACACAGACAGCAGAGGTGTCTCTCCCGCGGCTCTGAGCACATGTGTTTCTAGTAACGGAGGCGTTGCGGTCTCACCTTGGCGCTGGTGTCCTTGTCGTCGCTGTGCGCGGCCACAGAGACGCTCTGCTCGGGAGCGCGCTCGGCACAGGTGTGGTGCAGGTGTTTCTGGCGCAGGCAGTCGTGGCAGCGGGTGGAGTCGAAGATGTTGGGCTGGAACTTGGGACAGACCAGCTCGTCTCCAGCAAGAGGCATCATGGGTCACTCATTCACATGAGGtttaacacacactcaaacagtcAAAGAGCAGCACGTGCGGAGACGTTCGGACACACAGTGAGAGTGTGTTACCTGAGCAGCAGATGAGAGTCGATGGAGTTTgagatgatcacacacacacacacacacacacacacgtctcattGGCTCTCTCAACAATAGCAGACAGTGATGCTGCATGTGTGTGTCCATCTGCGGAGTGTATTAAATATCAGCAGCTTCAGAGACGCACCACAGCTGCTGCTCAAcatcacacacactccctctctctctcacacacacctgaaTCAAGAAAAAAACCAGGGCTCTCATTTATAAACGTTGCGTTCACACAAAATAGGTATATAAATTGCAAATGCAAGTTATGTGTGCACTTTTCgggatttctaaaaaataaacttggattgactattgaaaatattttagtgagaacactgatcaatgatgaTGCGCACTCTGATATTATGGCAGACACTGCTGGATTCAGAGGAACGGTCCATTGTCTGGTTTGAATCGGTCCAGTGATGATATCTGACTGTTCAACCACAGATGCACAGAGGTGTTGATGTTACATGAAGTCATCTccacaacattatgaaaaatgcCACTGTATCTGAAGGATACCACTTGAAGAAAATGGTAATTTGCATGTTGTCTTTTTAAGATAGGCTACTCTGTCAGTGACTCGCCGAGTCACACAATACTATTTACACTCCAATGAATATAggctaaaaataactaaaagatgtataaactgcataaattaaatgagattttaattgtttaaaacaattgaaatactATTCGGCCAATGAAAAAGGAATGAGATCGActctattctaaaatatttaactaTCTTATATATCTCATATTTCCTTAATGTCTTGAACCTTAAACGGTGTTAAATATGGAGTCAGGTGGATGGGGATATGCATAgtaatgatatgcagatgaggttatgcacAATAAAACTAGGCGTTGTGagctccatatatggtgatttGTGGGAGGAGTCAGGTACACACAATCTTCCTctgactgggatttataaagaGATTTTTGCGCAGGTTCTGGTGTACGCAaggttttataaatctgaaaacttttgtgCATAGTGCAAACTATCTTTTGCGCCGATGTACACGTTTAGAATGAAACCTacggagagttttataaatgaggatTCTGCATGAAGGAAATGTGCCTGTTTTCGGAGCATTAATATGTTTTTCATTGTGACTGAAGCAGATTTAAACCATCAAACTCTCAGGACTGAATCAGAACGAGTTTAAACTCTTAGATTCTCTGTCACGAATCAATGAATCATTATAAAGGCAGTACAACAAACACTAAACCACtgaagtacaggtgcatctcaataaactaGAACGACATGGAAAAGATTACAcattagatgcacctgtacatttaGTT contains:
- the LOC113067384 gene encoding serine/arginine repetitive matrix protein 5; translated protein: MDLRGTLRKPETNRSFPENRGSSSPSKHSYEGPTLRKTETKSPGHNKQSSFSSVGRNDSRSQSPSRQSYDRKTEIKSLSYERGPDRQGISSSSILKSHYGSRSQSPSRQGYDRKTETKSLSYERGPDRQVISSSSTLKSRYESRSQSPSRRSYDRQTETKSPSKVHGPDRQGVSSLKSCYNSRSPSPVRRIESNGISSQIQESRRSASPVRKGYGKPSQSDSRSMSNGLSHERKSPSPSRKSYEMQSQATMKKTEAKSPLHSYNRESRHSSPSRGHHQIPGPSSFRKPETSKSSKNRGSESRSPSPLAHSQSPPRKSESLSTLRREIADHAPLRNTVSGSASYVRNTTRNQSQHDSPGPWRGSAPSIHSQSVSRNSSPSRHSIEKKPTGSFTKTAWEKPRDESKKSSLRHNLEAQSSTSDSRRAQSRHRSPSPPVQRHTSSQSSLDSESSHLSAGSSGLNREEYAMMADLPKVKTVFQRESPSQLRRMESRQKRELSRYKPASHSQSKTPSDWDELEEDRESGTLSRAHSSSSLHTQRASSPVVDQMESGRKLSRASGQKTHRPSVYFSCTVEQADEEPVQQARHKHSTLTRHSREHSPTN